From Ananas comosus cultivar F153 linkage group 8, ASM154086v1, whole genome shotgun sequence, one genomic window encodes:
- the LOC109713878 gene encoding uncharacterized protein LOC109713878 isoform X2 codes for MMPSCGELGSPSSAMLGRRTSRLLLLPAAAMATPGSLRFRCVLDQVAPRLAVSASLGSVIGSGNVIAAAAEAAAASAGGGGVAGAAHAAVTSALAHLAVTAVAIASGACLSTKVDFLWPRVEERPDTLVIEGVDVTGYPIFQDTKVQKAIAFASKAHFGQFRKTGEPYVAHCIHTGKILAALVPSHGERAINTVVAGILHDVVDDTVASLSSIEVEFGDDVAHLVAGVSKLSYINQLLRRHRRKTVSGSTLTSEEANNLRVMLLGMVDDPRVVLIKLADRLHNMRTIYALPLPKAQAVAQETLDVWCSLASRLGVWALKAELEDLCFAVLKPHIFKRMRAELASMWNPSNKARSLRRSSTRAAFLVPLEDSTTMSNHDWNLESCEERADLRDLLRAVLPFDLFLDRKKRINFLNNLRKCSEASVEKPKVVNDAGVALASLTICEEALERELLISTSYIPGMEVTLSSRLKSLYSIYSKMQRKDIGIRQVYDARALRVIIGDRNGALHGPAVRSCYSVLDIVHRLWTPIDGEFDDYIINPKPSGYQSLHTAVQGPDSSPLEVQIRTQRMHKHAEYGLAAHWLYEENKVISSSNRDSKIESSPCESNSLEDEGYTQDEIPWKYSSIKVGHPVLRVEGSQLLAAVVVSVDKGGRELLVAVSFGLEASEAVAERRSYFQTKRWEAYARLYKKVSDQWWFAPGHGDWSTCLEKYTLCRDGMYHKQDQFERLLPTFIQVIDLTEQEESEYWMVVSSVFEGKEIFFPPGSSKYAETPSFDSLRSTATNTAVVNKVHLLRTMLQWEEQVVTRGEPIGGAKGRTTSYSGFRKRINPGEVVIICWPHGKIMRMRSGSSAADAARRIGLEGKLVLVNGHLVLPQTELKDGDILEVRM; via the exons ATGATGCCTTCGTGCGGCGAATTGGGAAGCCCTAGCTCCGCCATGCTCGGCCGAAGGACCTCtcggctcctcctcctccccgcggcggcgatggcgactCCCGGATCGCTCCGTTTCCGGTGCGTGCTCGACCAGGTCGCCCCAAGGCTCGCCGTGTCGGCGTCGCTAGGCTCCGTCATCGGCTCCGGGAACGTCATCGCTGCCGCGGCGGAGGCTGCGGCGGCGTCGGCCGGAGGCGGCGGTGTCGCGGGGGCGGCGCACGCGGCGGTGACTTCGGCGCTCGCGCACCTCGCCGTGACGGCCGTGGCGATCGCCTCCGGGGCGTGCCTCTCCACCAAGGTCGATTTCCTCTGGCCTCGCGTCGAGGAACGACCAG ATACTCTTGTAATTGAAGGAGTGGATGTAACGGGGTACCCGATCTTTCAAGACACGAAG GTTCAGAAAGCTATTGCGTTTGCAAGTAAGGCTCACTTTGGCCAATTTAGGAAGACAGGAGAGCCTTATGTCGCTCACTGCATTCATACAGGAAAAATCTTAGCAGCTTTGGTTCCGTCACACGGAGAAAGA GCTATAAATACAGTTGTGGCGGGAATTCTTCATGATGTAGTTGATGACACAGTAGCAAGTCTCAGTAGCATAGAAGTAGAGTTTGGTGATGATGTAGCACATCTCGTTGCTGGTGTTTCAAAATTAAGCTACATAAATCAG TTATTGAGGAGACATCGGCGCAAAACTGTAAGTGGAAGTACACTTACTTCTGAGGAG GCAAATAATTTACGAGTTATGCTTTTGGGCATGGTTGATGATCCTCGTGTTGTCCTCATCAAGCTAGCAGATCGTCTGCACAACATGCGAACTAT TTATGCTCTGCCATTGCCGAAAGCACAGGCTGTTGCTCAGGAGACATTGGATGTGTGGTGCTCTCTTGCTTCTAGATTGGGGGTTTGGGCCTTGAAAGCTGAGCTGGAAGATCTGTGTTTTGCTGTGCTTAAG CCACACATATTTAAGAGAATGAGAGCTGAGCTGGCTTCCATGTGGAATCCCAGCAACAAAGCTAGAAGTCTCAGAAGATCGTCTACCAGAGCTGCATTTCTTGTTCCATTGGAAGATAGCACTACAATGTCTAACCATGATTGGAATCTTGAGAGCTGTGAAGAGAGAGCTGATTTGAGG GACCTTTTGCGGGCCGTACTGCCATTTGATCTCTTTCTGGATCGAAAAAAGCGCATTAACTTTCTTAATAATCTCAGGAAATGTTCTGAAGCATCAGTAGAAAAGCCTAAGGTTGTCAATGATGCTGGTGTCGCATTGGCATCTTTAACAATTTGTGAGGAAGCACTTGAGAGAGAGTTACTCATATCAACCTC ATATATTCCAGGGATGGAAGTAACTCTATCTAGTCGATTAAAGAGCTTGTACAGTATTTATAGCAAG atgCAACGGAAAGATATTGGCATTAGGCAAGTTTATGATGCTCGCGCACTAAGGGTGATTATCGGGGACAGAAATGGCGCACTACATGGACCTGCCGTCAGGAGTTGTTATAGTGTCCTTGACATTGTACACAG GTTGTGGACTCCAATTGATGGAGAGTTCGATGATTATATAATCAATCCCAAGCCTAGTGGCTATCAG TCTCTTCATACTGCAGTTCAAGGACCTGATAGCTCACCTTTGGAGGTGCAGATAAGAACACAG AGGATGCATAAGCATGCTGAATATGGACTTGCTGCTCACTGGCTTTATGAGGAGAATAAGGTCATTTCTTCAAGCAACAGAGATTCTAAGATTGAGTCATCTCCATGTGAATCAAACTCTTTAGAGGATGAGGGCTACACTCAAGATGAAATACCCTGGAAGTACAGTTCCATAAAAGTGGGGCATCCTGTACTTCGAGTTGAGGGTAGCCAGCTGCTTGCTGCTGTTGTTGTCAG CGTAGATAAGGGTGGGAGAGAATTGCTTGTGGCTGTGAGTTTCGGTCTTGAAGCTTCGGAAGCTGTAGCAGAGCGAAGATCTTATTTTCAGACGAAGCGTTGGGAAGCTTATGCAAGGCTTTATAAGAAG GTTTCTGATCAATGGTGGTTCGCACCAGGACATGGTGATTGGTCAACATGCCTTGAAAAGTACACATTATGCCGAGATGGGATGTACCATAAG CAAGACCAATTTGAACGCCTGTTACCTACCTTCATTCAAGTAATAGATTTAACAGAACAGGAGGAATCAGAGTATTGGATGGTTGTGTCTTCTGTATTTGAGGGcaaagaaattttctttccacCTGGTAGCTCGAAATATGCTGAGACACCGAGCTTCGATTCCCTAAGGTCAACTGCTACAAATACTGCCGTCGTAAACAAG GTGCATTTGCTGAGGACGATGCTTCAGTGGGAGGAGCAAGTAGTGACCCGTGGAGAACCTATTGGAGGAGCAAAGGGCCGCACAACCTCGTACAGTGGATTCCGTAAGAGAATAAATCCTGGTGAAGTTGTGATTATATGCTGGCCCCATGGGAAGATCATGAGGATGAGGTCCGGTAGCAGTGCAGCCGACGCCGCAAGAAGAATTGGCCTGGAAGGGAAGCTAGTGCTGGTAAATGGTCATCTTGTTTTGCCGCAGACCGAGCTCAAAGATGGCGACATACTGGAAGTAAGGATGtag
- the LOC109713878 gene encoding uncharacterized protein LOC109713878 isoform X1, whose product MMPSCGELGSPSSAMLGRRTSRLLLLPAAAMATPGSLRFRCVLDQVAPRLAVSASLGSVIGSGNVIAAAAEAAAASAGGGGVAGAAHAAVTSALAHLAVTAVAIASGACLSTKVDFLWPRVEERPDTLVIEGVDVTGYPIFQDTKVQKAIAFASKAHFGQFRKTGEPYVAHCIHTGKILAALVPSHGERDVRVQAINTVVAGILHDVVDDTVASLSSIEVEFGDDVAHLVAGVSKLSYINQLLRRHRRKTVSGSTLTSEEANNLRVMLLGMVDDPRVVLIKLADRLHNMRTIYALPLPKAQAVAQETLDVWCSLASRLGVWALKAELEDLCFAVLKPHIFKRMRAELASMWNPSNKARSLRRSSTRAAFLVPLEDSTTMSNHDWNLESCEERADLRDLLRAVLPFDLFLDRKKRINFLNNLRKCSEASVEKPKVVNDAGVALASLTICEEALERELLISTSYIPGMEVTLSSRLKSLYSIYSKMQRKDIGIRQVYDARALRVIIGDRNGALHGPAVRSCYSVLDIVHRLWTPIDGEFDDYIINPKPSGYQSLHTAVQGPDSSPLEVQIRTQRMHKHAEYGLAAHWLYEENKVISSSNRDSKIESSPCESNSLEDEGYTQDEIPWKYSSIKVGHPVLRVEGSQLLAAVVVSVDKGGRELLVAVSFGLEASEAVAERRSYFQTKRWEAYARLYKKVSDQWWFAPGHGDWSTCLEKYTLCRDGMYHKQDQFERLLPTFIQVIDLTEQEESEYWMVVSSVFEGKEIFFPPGSSKYAETPSFDSLRSTATNTAVVNKVHLLRTMLQWEEQVVTRGEPIGGAKGRTTSYSGFRKRINPGEVVIICWPHGKIMRMRSGSSAADAARRIGLEGKLVLVNGHLVLPQTELKDGDILEVRM is encoded by the exons ATGATGCCTTCGTGCGGCGAATTGGGAAGCCCTAGCTCCGCCATGCTCGGCCGAAGGACCTCtcggctcctcctcctccccgcggcggcgatggcgactCCCGGATCGCTCCGTTTCCGGTGCGTGCTCGACCAGGTCGCCCCAAGGCTCGCCGTGTCGGCGTCGCTAGGCTCCGTCATCGGCTCCGGGAACGTCATCGCTGCCGCGGCGGAGGCTGCGGCGGCGTCGGCCGGAGGCGGCGGTGTCGCGGGGGCGGCGCACGCGGCGGTGACTTCGGCGCTCGCGCACCTCGCCGTGACGGCCGTGGCGATCGCCTCCGGGGCGTGCCTCTCCACCAAGGTCGATTTCCTCTGGCCTCGCGTCGAGGAACGACCAG ATACTCTTGTAATTGAAGGAGTGGATGTAACGGGGTACCCGATCTTTCAAGACACGAAG GTTCAGAAAGCTATTGCGTTTGCAAGTAAGGCTCACTTTGGCCAATTTAGGAAGACAGGAGAGCCTTATGTCGCTCACTGCATTCATACAGGAAAAATCTTAGCAGCTTTGGTTCCGTCACACGGAGAAAGA GATGTTCGCGTACAGGCTATAAATACAGTTGTGGCGGGAATTCTTCATGATGTAGTTGATGACACAGTAGCAAGTCTCAGTAGCATAGAAGTAGAGTTTGGTGATGATGTAGCACATCTCGTTGCTGGTGTTTCAAAATTAAGCTACATAAATCAG TTATTGAGGAGACATCGGCGCAAAACTGTAAGTGGAAGTACACTTACTTCTGAGGAG GCAAATAATTTACGAGTTATGCTTTTGGGCATGGTTGATGATCCTCGTGTTGTCCTCATCAAGCTAGCAGATCGTCTGCACAACATGCGAACTAT TTATGCTCTGCCATTGCCGAAAGCACAGGCTGTTGCTCAGGAGACATTGGATGTGTGGTGCTCTCTTGCTTCTAGATTGGGGGTTTGGGCCTTGAAAGCTGAGCTGGAAGATCTGTGTTTTGCTGTGCTTAAG CCACACATATTTAAGAGAATGAGAGCTGAGCTGGCTTCCATGTGGAATCCCAGCAACAAAGCTAGAAGTCTCAGAAGATCGTCTACCAGAGCTGCATTTCTTGTTCCATTGGAAGATAGCACTACAATGTCTAACCATGATTGGAATCTTGAGAGCTGTGAAGAGAGAGCTGATTTGAGG GACCTTTTGCGGGCCGTACTGCCATTTGATCTCTTTCTGGATCGAAAAAAGCGCATTAACTTTCTTAATAATCTCAGGAAATGTTCTGAAGCATCAGTAGAAAAGCCTAAGGTTGTCAATGATGCTGGTGTCGCATTGGCATCTTTAACAATTTGTGAGGAAGCACTTGAGAGAGAGTTACTCATATCAACCTC ATATATTCCAGGGATGGAAGTAACTCTATCTAGTCGATTAAAGAGCTTGTACAGTATTTATAGCAAG atgCAACGGAAAGATATTGGCATTAGGCAAGTTTATGATGCTCGCGCACTAAGGGTGATTATCGGGGACAGAAATGGCGCACTACATGGACCTGCCGTCAGGAGTTGTTATAGTGTCCTTGACATTGTACACAG GTTGTGGACTCCAATTGATGGAGAGTTCGATGATTATATAATCAATCCCAAGCCTAGTGGCTATCAG TCTCTTCATACTGCAGTTCAAGGACCTGATAGCTCACCTTTGGAGGTGCAGATAAGAACACAG AGGATGCATAAGCATGCTGAATATGGACTTGCTGCTCACTGGCTTTATGAGGAGAATAAGGTCATTTCTTCAAGCAACAGAGATTCTAAGATTGAGTCATCTCCATGTGAATCAAACTCTTTAGAGGATGAGGGCTACACTCAAGATGAAATACCCTGGAAGTACAGTTCCATAAAAGTGGGGCATCCTGTACTTCGAGTTGAGGGTAGCCAGCTGCTTGCTGCTGTTGTTGTCAG CGTAGATAAGGGTGGGAGAGAATTGCTTGTGGCTGTGAGTTTCGGTCTTGAAGCTTCGGAAGCTGTAGCAGAGCGAAGATCTTATTTTCAGACGAAGCGTTGGGAAGCTTATGCAAGGCTTTATAAGAAG GTTTCTGATCAATGGTGGTTCGCACCAGGACATGGTGATTGGTCAACATGCCTTGAAAAGTACACATTATGCCGAGATGGGATGTACCATAAG CAAGACCAATTTGAACGCCTGTTACCTACCTTCATTCAAGTAATAGATTTAACAGAACAGGAGGAATCAGAGTATTGGATGGTTGTGTCTTCTGTATTTGAGGGcaaagaaattttctttccacCTGGTAGCTCGAAATATGCTGAGACACCGAGCTTCGATTCCCTAAGGTCAACTGCTACAAATACTGCCGTCGTAAACAAG GTGCATTTGCTGAGGACGATGCTTCAGTGGGAGGAGCAAGTAGTGACCCGTGGAGAACCTATTGGAGGAGCAAAGGGCCGCACAACCTCGTACAGTGGATTCCGTAAGAGAATAAATCCTGGTGAAGTTGTGATTATATGCTGGCCCCATGGGAAGATCATGAGGATGAGGTCCGGTAGCAGTGCAGCCGACGCCGCAAGAAGAATTGGCCTGGAAGGGAAGCTAGTGCTGGTAAATGGTCATCTTGTTTTGCCGCAGACCGAGCTCAAAGATGGCGACATACTGGAAGTAAGGATGtag
- the LOC109714699 gene encoding phosphoacetylglucosamine mutase-like, which translates to MADEKQRSLLLLSASRFPLPHGLRFSYGTAGFRSDGAILSSTVFRAGIVAALRALKTGSAIGVMITASHNPVADNGVKIADPDGGMMTQTWEPFADALANAPDPQTLLQLVLEFAKDENIPLGGAQSAEILLGRDTRPSGEFLLEAAKQGITAIIGAATIDMGIVTTPQLHWMVRSRNNGLKASESDYFAQLADSFRCLMDLVPNEVEKSGVDAKLIVDGANGVGGAKLEVLKEMLMGVEIHTRNSGKEGEGILNEKCGADYVQKEKVVPCGFGSDDVGVRCASLDGDADRLVYFHVLSASNDRIDLVDGDKILSLFAIFIKEQLKILNDEKDDGLKKELPARLGIVQTYVSEVENSSFYV; encoded by the exons ATGGCCGACGAGAAGCAGcgctctctcctcctcctctccgcctcCCGTTTCCCTCTCCCCCAcg GGTTGCGATTCTCGTATGGGACCGCGGGGTTCCGATCGGATGGAGCGATCCTATCGTCGACGGTGTTCCGAGCTGGGATCGTGGCGGCGCTGAGGGCGCTGAAGACGGGATCGGCGATCGGGGTGATGATCACTGCCTCCCACAACCCCGTCGCCGACAACGGCGTCAAGATCGCCGACCCCGACGGCGGCATGATGACCCAGACCTGGGAGCCCTTCGCCGACGCCCTCGCCAACGCCCCCGACCCTCAAACCCTCCTCCAG TTGGTTCTTGAGTTCGCAAAGGATGAGAACATCCCACTGGGGGGAGCACAGTCTGCGGAGATATTATTGGGAAGAGACACGAGACCATCTGGAGAATTTCTCCTCGAAGCAGCAAAACAA GGAATCACTGCCATAATTGGTGCTGCCACAATCGATATGGGAATTGTGACGACCCCGCAACTTCATTGGATGGTTAGGAGCAGGAATAATGGCTTGAAGGCATCTGAATCTGATTATTTTGCACAACTTGCAGATTCCTTTAG GTGCTTGATGGATCTTGTCCCAAATGAAGTAGAGAAAAGTGGGGTTGATGCGAAACTTATTGTAGATGGAGCAAATGGTGTCGGTGGTGCAAAGCTTGAGGTTCTGAAGGAAATGCTCATGGGAGTAGAGATTCACACGAGAAATTCAggcaaggaaggagaaggaataCTTAATGAGAAGTGCGGTGCTGATTATGTGCAGAAGGAGAAAGTTGTTCCTTGTGGGTTTGGTTCTGACGACGTAGGAGTAAG GTGCGCGAGTTTGGACGGTGATGCTGATAGACTTGTGTATTTCCATGTCTTATCAGCAAGTAACGATAGGATTGATCTTGTTGATGGAGACAAGATATTATCCCTCTTCGCAATATTTATCAAAGAGCAACTAAAGATTCTTAATGATGAGAAGGATGATGGACTTAAGAAAGAATTGCCTGCAAGGCTTGGCATTGTTCAGACATATGTATCCGAAGTTGAAAACTCTTCGTTTTACGTTTAG